In Synechococcus sp. KORDI-100, a single window of DNA contains:
- a CDS encoding HD domain-containing protein, whose product MSQRTYHDPLHGGIGMNADDPAERMVIALVDSPAFQRLRRIRQLGPAFLTFHGAESSRFTHSLGVFHLARRAFLQLRGGDPGLEQLQGILYAAALLHDIGHGPLSHTGEEMFGYHHEAWSARVIREHPGIRDPLERFAEGTAESVADLLEHGQTQRPVIKTLVSSQLDCDRLDYLLRDSYSTGTRYGQLDLDRILAGITLAPDGDLAIHPKGLTAVEHYLVVRNLMYRSVYNHRLNVVCNWLLERLVQTARRLGPKQVWADDVMHHWLWTTDEMTLKIFLANDDLRTGYHLQRWQEEGREPLADLCSRFLDRRLLKAIAVEHLSSENQLTALAIANRLSEEIGFDATLCCGLRHQELRGYHPYRGGLRLWDGCDLLALEKASPLVSSLVTPAATAWLIHPGEIHQDLLLAMDREGL is encoded by the coding sequence ATGAGCCAGCGCACGTATCACGATCCACTCCACGGCGGAATCGGCATGAACGCCGACGACCCGGCGGAGCGGATGGTGATCGCCCTCGTGGACTCACCCGCTTTCCAGAGATTGCGGCGAATCCGACAACTCGGCCCTGCTTTCCTCACATTCCACGGGGCCGAATCCAGTCGCTTCACCCATTCCCTGGGGGTGTTCCACCTCGCCAGGCGTGCCTTCCTTCAATTGCGCGGGGGTGATCCCGGACTGGAGCAACTTCAGGGAATTCTCTATGCCGCGGCCCTGCTGCATGACATCGGCCACGGCCCTCTGAGCCATACAGGGGAGGAGATGTTCGGCTATCACCATGAGGCCTGGTCAGCCCGGGTGATTCGCGAGCACCCAGGCATTCGGGATCCCCTTGAGCGCTTCGCCGAGGGAACGGCCGAGTCCGTCGCGGATCTGCTGGAGCACGGACAGACGCAACGACCTGTGATCAAGACGTTGGTCAGCAGCCAGTTGGACTGTGACCGACTCGATTATCTGCTCCGGGACAGCTACAGCACCGGGACTCGCTACGGACAACTGGATCTCGACCGGATCCTGGCCGGCATCACCCTGGCTCCCGACGGCGATCTGGCCATCCACCCCAAGGGACTGACGGCAGTGGAGCACTACCTGGTCGTGCGCAACCTGATGTACCGCAGCGTGTACAACCATCGACTCAACGTGGTGTGCAACTGGCTGCTGGAACGACTCGTGCAGACAGCCCGACGTCTTGGACCGAAGCAGGTCTGGGCGGATGACGTCATGCATCACTGGCTCTGGACAACGGACGAGATGACGTTGAAGATTTTTCTGGCCAACGATGATCTGCGCACGGGATATCACCTGCAGCGTTGGCAAGAGGAGGGGCGTGAACCACTGGCCGATCTCTGCAGCCGCTTTCTGGATCGTCGCCTGTTGAAAGCCATCGCCGTGGAACATCTCAGTAGCGAGAACCAGCTCACAGCCCTGGCCATCGCGAATCGGTTATCCGAGGAGATCGGCTTTGATGCCACCCTCTGCTGCGGTCTGCGGCATCAGGAACTGCGCGGGTACCACCCCTATCGCGGTGGCCTCAGGCTCTGGGATGGTTGTGATCTCCTGGCTCTTGAAAAGGCCTCACCCCTGGTCAGCAGCCTCGTCACGCCGGCAGCAACCGCATGGCTGATTCATCCCGGCGAGATCCATCAGGACCTTCTTCTTGCCATGGACCGGGAAGGACTCTGA
- the minE gene encoding cell division topological specificity factor MinE — MTLKDLIDKLLGRQPSSASTAKERLQLVLAHDRSDLNPELLEQMRREILEVVARYVEIDVEEGDVSLETEDRVTALVANLPIRRTIGTSS; from the coding sequence ATGACGTTGAAGGATCTGATCGACAAATTGCTTGGCCGTCAGCCCAGCAGCGCCAGCACCGCCAAGGAGCGGCTTCAGCTCGTTCTGGCCCATGACAGAAGTGATCTCAATCCGGAACTGCTCGAGCAGATGCGGAGGGAAATTCTTGAAGTGGTGGCCCGCTACGTCGAGATTGACGTGGAGGAAGGGGACGTGAGCCTTGAGACCGAGGACCGGGTGACTGCACTTGTGGCCAACCTTCCGATCCGCCGCACGATCGGCACATCGTCCTGA
- the minD gene encoding septum site-determining protein MinD codes for MSTSRTILICSGKGGVGKTTTTANLGIALARLGRSTVVLDADFGLRNLDLLLGLENRIVYTAQEVLAESCRLEQALVKHKQEPNLALLPAGNPRMLEWLTPKDMQAIVSLLEAKFDYVLIDCPAGIEDGFKNAASAAREALVVTTPEVAAVRDADRVIGLLGTQGVSPVQLVLNRVRPKMMSTQEMLSVDDVTDILALPLLGLVFEDEQVIVSTNRGEPLTLGGSSSPAAQAYNNVARRLQGEDIPLMDPAKARRGLRAKVRQLMQTKIF; via the coding sequence TTGTCGACGTCCCGAACAATCCTGATCTGTTCCGGCAAGGGCGGCGTCGGCAAAACCACCACCACAGCGAATCTCGGCATTGCGCTCGCGCGTCTTGGCCGCAGCACGGTGGTTCTCGATGCCGACTTCGGCCTTCGCAATCTCGATCTGTTGCTGGGTCTGGAGAATCGAATTGTCTACACGGCCCAGGAGGTTCTGGCCGAATCCTGCCGACTCGAACAGGCCCTTGTGAAGCACAAGCAGGAGCCGAATCTCGCCCTCCTGCCAGCTGGGAACCCCCGCATGCTCGAGTGGCTCACCCCCAAGGACATGCAGGCCATCGTCTCGCTGCTCGAGGCCAAATTCGATTACGTGCTGATCGACTGTCCGGCCGGTATTGAAGATGGGTTCAAGAACGCCGCCTCTGCAGCCAGAGAGGCGCTGGTCGTCACCACCCCAGAGGTGGCTGCAGTCCGGGACGCTGACCGCGTGATCGGCCTGCTCGGCACCCAGGGGGTCAGCCCGGTTCAGCTGGTGCTCAACCGCGTGCGTCCCAAGATGATGTCGACCCAGGAGATGCTCTCCGTCGACGACGTCACCGACATCCTGGCGCTACCCCTCCTGGGCCTTGTGTTCGAAGATGAACAGGTGATCGTGAGCACGAACCGCGGGGAACCTCTCACTCTTGGAGGAAGCTCATCGCCGGCTGCGCAGGCCTACAACAACGTCGCCCGACGGCTCCAGGGGGAAGACATCCCTCTCATGGATCCGGCCAAAGCCCGTCGTGGACTGCGTGCCAAGGTGCGCCAGCTGATGCAAACCAAGATCTTCTGA
- the dprA gene encoding DNA-processing protein DprA, protein MGMLEAMALEHGVGLDELWTWPVDRLQQELAWPESLLKQVDRFRRRRGVAPDLSVPGNAILPGDQGWPAFLSALQRPPLALFHQGRPEPLALIAQQRCVAVVGTRSASPHGLRAAAELSRSLVQAGWPVLSGLAEGIDAAAHRACLDAGGCPIAVLGTSLDRVYPSHHNRLQASIGERGLLLSEQPQAAPVRRGHFAARNRLLVALSSAVVVVECPERSGALITARCAAEQQCPVWAVPGDAGRWSVRGSNALLLGKAAPLLSPQQLIDHLGAGPLPAPSAVMSDRPAVSRCDQMLLEAMGHGASLEELSRVLNRPAASLAKNLLALELEGRVLCESGLRWRPILG, encoded by the coding sequence ATGGGGATGCTCGAGGCCATGGCTCTCGAGCATGGCGTTGGTCTCGATGAACTCTGGACTTGGCCTGTCGATCGGTTGCAGCAGGAGCTCGCCTGGCCCGAGTCTCTGCTGAAGCAAGTCGATCGCTTCCGCCGGCGTCGAGGGGTCGCGCCCGACCTGAGCGTTCCTGGCAACGCCATTCTTCCGGGTGATCAGGGCTGGCCAGCGTTCCTCAGTGCATTGCAGAGGCCACCACTGGCATTGTTCCATCAGGGCCGTCCGGAGCCCTTGGCGTTGATCGCCCAGCAACGCTGTGTTGCCGTGGTTGGCACCCGATCGGCATCGCCCCATGGTCTTCGCGCCGCAGCTGAACTCAGTCGCTCCCTGGTGCAGGCTGGCTGGCCTGTGCTGAGCGGTCTGGCTGAGGGCATCGATGCTGCCGCCCATCGCGCCTGTCTGGATGCAGGCGGATGTCCGATCGCGGTGCTTGGGACCTCTCTCGACCGGGTCTACCCAAGCCACCACAACAGGCTGCAGGCATCCATTGGGGAGAGGGGTTTGCTGCTGAGCGAGCAACCGCAAGCAGCGCCGGTCCGTCGCGGTCACTTCGCAGCCCGAAACCGTTTGCTGGTGGCCCTCTCCTCTGCCGTGGTCGTTGTGGAGTGTCCAGAGCGAAGCGGAGCTCTGATCACGGCCCGATGCGCGGCTGAGCAGCAATGTCCTGTCTGGGCCGTTCCCGGTGATGCCGGGCGCTGGTCTGTCAGGGGTAGCAACGCGTTGCTGCTCGGCAAGGCTGCCCCGCTGCTGTCTCCACAGCAGCTCATCGATCACCTCGGGGCTGGACCCCTGCCAGCCCCATCAGCAGTTATGTCGGATCGCCCAGCTGTGAGCCGCTGTGATCAGATGCTTCTCGAGGCCATGGGACATGGGGCGTCTCTCGAGGAGCTCAGTCGCGTTCTGAACCGACCAGCTGCAAGCCTGGCCAAGAACCTGCTGGCCCTTGAACTCGAAGGTCGTGTGCTGTGTGAATCTGGACTTCGCTGGCGTCCGATCCTGGGATGA
- a CDS encoding DNA-formamidopyrimidine glycosylase: MPELPEVETVRRGLADRLKSFVVSEVEVCRARAIASPDDPDLFRHALRGSLIGDWTRRGKYLMAALQPDRGIWGVHLRMTGQFQWHDQARDACPHTRVRFWNPEGAELRFVDVRSFGEMWWVPPGEPVETVIKGLRQLGPEPFSEAFTAPYLKRRLKGSARPIKSALLDQSLVAGVGNIYADESLFMAGIRPLTPAGHLSLTRLETLKRCLVEVLNASIGAGGTTFSDFRDLEGVNGNYGGQAWVYRRGGEPCRRCGTPLKRDKLSGRSTHWCSDCQT; encoded by the coding sequence TTGCCCGAACTTCCTGAGGTCGAGACGGTCCGCCGGGGACTGGCGGACCGTCTCAAGTCATTTGTTGTGTCCGAAGTTGAGGTCTGCCGGGCGCGGGCAATCGCAAGCCCGGATGATCCTGACTTGTTTCGGCACGCCCTCAGAGGCTCCCTGATCGGAGACTGGACGCGAAGGGGCAAATATCTGATGGCAGCGCTTCAGCCGGATCGAGGCATCTGGGGCGTTCACCTCAGGATGACCGGTCAGTTCCAGTGGCATGACCAAGCGCGCGACGCCTGTCCTCATACACGCGTGCGCTTCTGGAATCCTGAAGGAGCTGAACTGCGTTTCGTGGACGTGCGGAGTTTTGGCGAGATGTGGTGGGTTCCGCCAGGCGAACCGGTCGAAACGGTGATCAAGGGCCTCAGGCAACTGGGGCCGGAACCCTTCAGTGAGGCCTTCACGGCTCCCTATCTCAAGCGCAGGCTGAAAGGGTCGGCGCGGCCGATCAAAAGTGCGCTGCTCGACCAGAGTCTTGTGGCTGGCGTCGGCAACATCTACGCCGATGAAAGTCTTTTTATGGCTGGAATCCGACCGCTCACTCCAGCCGGTCACCTCTCTCTGACGCGGCTCGAGACACTCAAACGCTGCCTGGTTGAGGTGCTGAACGCCAGCATCGGCGCTGGAGGCACCACATTCAGCGACTTCCGTGATCTGGAGGGCGTCAACGGCAATTATGGAGGGCAGGCCTGGGTTTACCGCCGTGGAGGGGAACCCTGCCGTCGTTGCGGCACACCGCTGAAACGGGACAAGCTGTCCGGACGCAGCACCCACTGGTGCAGCGACTGCCAAACCTGA
- the petD gene encoding cytochrome b6-f complex subunit IV, whose amino-acid sequence MHILKKPDLSDPKMRAKLAKGMGHNYYGEPAWPNDLLYIFPVVILGTIACIVGLAVLDPAMLGDKADPFATPLEILPEWYLYPVFQILRVVPNKLLGIALQTLVPLGLMLVPFIESFNKFQNPFRRPVAMVVFLFGTITTIYLGIGAALPIDKSLTLGLF is encoded by the coding sequence ATGCACATTCTCAAAAAGCCAGATCTCAGTGACCCGAAGATGCGAGCCAAGCTCGCCAAGGGAATGGGTCACAACTACTACGGTGAGCCAGCCTGGCCCAACGACCTTCTTTATATCTTCCCAGTCGTCATTCTCGGCACCATTGCGTGCATCGTTGGGCTTGCGGTTCTGGATCCTGCCATGCTGGGCGACAAGGCAGATCCTTTCGCAACCCCGCTGGAAATTCTTCCCGAGTGGTATCTCTACCCTGTCTTCCAGATTCTTCGTGTTGTCCCCAACAAGCTTCTGGGAATTGCGCTGCAAACACTGGTTCCCCTCGGTTTGATGCTGGTTCCCTTCATTGAAAGCTTCAACAAATTCCAGAACCCATTTCGACGTCCCGTCGCCATGGTTGTGTTTCTGTTTGGGACAATCACAACGATTTACCTGGGAATTGGAGCAGCTCTCCCCATCGATAAATCACTAACACTTGGTCTATTCTGA
- a CDS encoding glycoside hydrolase 100 family protein gives MPARFTQQNQRFRPSSKEDQVVEKAKEHFERTLVAIRGELAGSVAALEHPNHDEALNYGEIFLRDNVPVMIYLLLQNRFPVVKQFLSVCLDLQSTTVQTRGVFPTSFVEEEGELIADYGQRSIGRITSVDASLWWPILCWIYVKRSGDKAFGSSQRVQRGLQLLLDLVLHPSFEGTPVLFVPDCAFMIDRPMDVWGAPLEVEVLLFAALRSCIELMELHRRQENSALLDQRLRLSRQWMHDLRQYLLKHYWVTSKTMQVLRRRPTEQYGENQYQNEFNVQPQVIPDWLQDWLDNRGGYMIGNMRTGRPDFRFYSLGNSLASLFGLLTAPQQRALFRLVQHNRNDLMAQMPMRICHPPMDDNEWQNKTGSDPKNWPWSYHNGGHWPSLLWFFGASVLLHERLNPHADVLLMGQMNILIEECYWSHLNQLPRQQWAEYFDGPTGTWMGQQSRTYQTWTIVGFLLMHHFLRVNPDDVLMLHLDPGNELAV, from the coding sequence ATGCCGGCACGGTTCACGCAGCAAAACCAGAGGTTCCGACCCAGCTCCAAAGAAGACCAGGTGGTGGAGAAGGCGAAGGAGCACTTTGAACGCACCCTTGTCGCGATCCGGGGTGAGCTAGCGGGCAGCGTCGCAGCACTGGAGCATCCGAACCACGACGAAGCACTCAACTACGGCGAAATCTTTCTGCGGGACAACGTGCCCGTGATGATCTACCTCCTGCTGCAGAACCGCTTCCCGGTGGTGAAGCAGTTTCTCAGCGTCTGCCTTGATCTGCAGAGCACCACGGTGCAGACGCGAGGCGTGTTTCCAACCAGCTTCGTGGAAGAGGAGGGCGAGCTGATTGCCGATTACGGCCAGCGCTCCATCGGACGGATCACGTCGGTGGACGCCAGCCTCTGGTGGCCGATTCTCTGCTGGATCTACGTCAAACGCAGCGGAGACAAGGCCTTCGGCAGCAGTCAGCGGGTGCAGCGAGGGTTGCAGCTCCTTCTGGATCTTGTGCTGCATCCCAGCTTTGAAGGCACTCCTGTGCTGTTCGTGCCGGACTGCGCCTTCATGATTGATCGTCCCATGGATGTCTGGGGAGCGCCGTTGGAGGTGGAGGTTCTCCTCTTCGCTGCGCTACGCAGTTGCATCGAACTGATGGAACTGCACCGCCGCCAAGAGAACAGCGCCCTGCTCGATCAGCGGCTCAGGCTCAGCCGCCAGTGGATGCACGACCTGCGCCAGTACCTGCTCAAGCACTACTGGGTCACGAGCAAGACCATGCAGGTGCTGAGGCGCCGGCCAACGGAACAGTACGGAGAGAACCAGTACCAGAACGAATTCAATGTGCAGCCCCAGGTGATTCCCGACTGGCTTCAGGACTGGTTGGACAACCGAGGTGGTTACATGATCGGCAACATGCGGACCGGCCGCCCAGATTTCCGCTTTTACAGCCTTGGAAATTCTTTGGCGTCCCTGTTCGGCTTGCTGACAGCCCCACAGCAGCGGGCTCTGTTTCGCCTCGTTCAACACAACCGCAACGACCTCATGGCACAGATGCCGATGCGGATCTGTCACCCACCGATGGACGACAACGAATGGCAGAACAAAACAGGATCAGATCCAAAAAACTGGCCATGGAGCTACCACAACGGTGGACATTGGCCAAGTCTGCTGTGGTTTTTTGGGGCCTCAGTCCTGTTGCACGAACGGCTGAATCCGCATGCCGATGTTCTTTTGATGGGTCAGATGAACATCTTGATCGAGGAGTGTTACTGGAGCCATCTCAATCAATTGCCCCGCCAACAGTGGGCCGAATATTTCGATGGCCCAACAGGAACCTGGATGGGACAACAGTCAAGGACCTATCAAACCTGGACGATTGTTGGCTTCCTGCTGATGCATCATTTCCTGAGAGTGAACCCAGATGATGTGCTGATGCTTCATCTGGATCCAGGGAATGAACTTGCTGTCTAA
- a CDS encoding L-threonylcarbamoyladenylate synthase codes for MTMPPPVLEAASLASLLQSGRAAVIPTDTVVGLAVRPDDAGQIWTLKRRPADKPLILMGGDVDGLLGFVEERSHADARSLAERFWPGALTLVLPARGRVVDLLNPGGCSLGIRIPACGPTRELLRLVGPLATSSANLSGQPAAGSADEAAAMFPGVPQLGPQPWPKPSGLASTVASWCGDGSWQVLRQGAVML; via the coding sequence ATGACCATGCCCCCCCCGGTGTTGGAGGCCGCCTCTCTGGCGTCACTGCTTCAGTCAGGCCGGGCGGCTGTGATTCCAACCGACACGGTTGTGGGACTGGCGGTGCGACCGGATGACGCCGGCCAGATCTGGACGTTGAAACGGCGGCCGGCCGACAAGCCCCTGATCCTGATGGGAGGGGATGTCGATGGCCTCCTGGGGTTTGTGGAGGAGCGTTCCCATGCGGATGCACGGTCATTGGCCGAGCGTTTCTGGCCCGGGGCCCTGACGCTTGTCCTGCCGGCCCGGGGCCGCGTCGTCGACCTGCTGAATCCAGGAGGCTGCAGCCTGGGTATCAGGATCCCAGCCTGTGGACCCACCCGTGAGCTGCTCAGGCTCGTGGGTCCGCTGGCCACCAGCAGTGCCAATCTCTCCGGACAGCCGGCCGCAGGCTCAGCGGATGAGGCGGCCGCCATGTTTCCAGGCGTGCCGCAGCTTGGCCCCCAACCCTGGCCCAAGCCGTCCGGTCTAGCGAGCACAGTGGCGAGTTGGTGCGGAGATGGTTCCTGGCAGGTCTTACGACAGGGTGCTGTGATGCTTTGA
- the minC gene encoding septum site-determining protein MinC, translated as MQTLRLPDRHVQHWFDALPAQLQSLKAGTIQIECGDWQLNCSDLQRLLNVLAEHEISLDMLSALMPETVVSANALGLPARLIDGLTLPPTAPDPDGSSPQKLLFHQGTLRSGDHLRGDGDILVLGDVNPGATLSAAGHVMVWGRLRGIAHAGREGDRNTRIVALQLRPLQLRIADIVARGPEDVPQLGLAEQARLDGDDIVIEPAPAERLGDR; from the coding sequence ATGCAGACCCTTCGACTGCCTGATCGGCACGTTCAGCACTGGTTCGATGCTCTGCCTGCTCAGTTACAGAGCCTCAAGGCTGGAACCATTCAGATCGAATGTGGTGACTGGCAGTTGAATTGCAGCGACCTTCAGAGACTTCTGAACGTTTTGGCCGAGCACGAAATCAGCCTCGACATGCTATCCGCCCTGATGCCAGAGACCGTGGTCAGTGCCAACGCCCTGGGGTTGCCGGCCCGCCTGATCGATGGGTTGACGCTGCCCCCAACGGCGCCAGATCCCGACGGCTCATCGCCCCAGAAACTGCTGTTTCATCAAGGCACCCTGCGATCCGGAGATCACCTGCGGGGTGACGGGGACATTCTTGTGCTGGGGGATGTGAACCCTGGCGCCACGCTCTCCGCTGCAGGGCATGTGATGGTTTGGGGCCGCCTCAGAGGCATTGCCCATGCAGGTCGGGAGGGCGATCGCAACACGAGGATCGTCGCTCTCCAGTTACGACCACTCCAGCTGCGCATTGCTGACATCGTCGCCAGGGGGCCCGAAGACGTTCCCCAGCTCGGCCTGGCTGAACAGGCCCGCCTCGATGGAGACGACATCGTGATCGAGCCGGCGCCAGCCGAACGACTCGGCGACCGTTGA
- a CDS encoding response regulator transcription factor, whose translation MPASSPLTAAEERVSALLLEGLSNRSIATRLVISHRTVETHISRALAKTGCNNRVELALWMLTMRSTPA comes from the coding sequence ATGCCTGCAAGCAGTCCACTCACAGCGGCCGAGGAACGCGTCAGTGCCCTGTTGCTCGAGGGGTTGAGCAACCGTTCCATCGCCACACGACTGGTGATCAGCCATCGCACGGTGGAAACGCACATCAGCAGAGCACTCGCCAAGACAGGTTGCAACAACAGGGTGGAGCTGGCGCTGTGGATGCTTACGATGCGTTCGACGCCGGCTTAG
- the petB gene encoding cytochrome b6, producing the protein MANSSPVYDWFQERLEIQDIADDISSKYVPPHVNIFYCLGGITLVCFLIQFATGFAMTFYYKPTVAEAYTSVQYLMTDVSFGWLIRSVHRWSASMMVLMLILHVFRVYLTGGFKRPRELTWVTGVTMAVITVSFGVTGYSLPWDQVGYWAVKIVSGVPAAIPVVGDFMVELLRGGESVGQSTLTRFYSLHTFVMPWLLAVFMLMHFLMIRKQGISGPL; encoded by the coding sequence ATGGCGAACTCATCTCCGGTTTACGACTGGTTCCAGGAACGTCTGGAAATTCAGGACATCGCTGATGACATCAGCTCCAAGTACGTGCCCCCCCACGTCAATATTTTCTATTGCCTGGGCGGGATCACCTTGGTCTGCTTCCTGATCCAGTTTGCGACCGGGTTTGCAATGACGTTCTATTACAAGCCCACCGTTGCTGAGGCCTATACCTCTGTCCAGTACCTGATGACTGACGTCAGCTTCGGCTGGCTCATCCGCTCCGTGCACCGCTGGAGCGCATCGATGATGGTTCTGATGCTGATCCTCCACGTCTTCAGGGTTTATCTGACGGGAGGTTTCAAGAGACCCCGTGAGCTCACCTGGGTGACCGGCGTCACGATGGCTGTGATCACCGTCTCCTTCGGTGTGACCGGATATTCACTCCCCTGGGATCAGGTCGGTTACTGGGCCGTCAAGATTGTTTCTGGCGTCCCCGCAGCCATTCCAGTTGTCGGGGATTTCATGGTTGAACTTCTCCGCGGTGGTGAAAGCGTCGGACAGTCCACCCTGACCCGCTTCTACAGCCTTCACACCTTTGTGATGCCCTGGCTGCTCGCGGTGTTCATGCTGATGCACTTCCTGATGATCCGTAAGCAAGGCATTTCTGGTCCGTTGTGA
- the ctpZ gene encoding carboxyl-terminal processing protease CtpZ: protein MYPFINEYSKPLRRLGCAAVRTLIAVTLLLIISLTPGGKAVNALSDAQQLVVDSWRLVNQGYLDPVQLDHVRWRRQRQKALEKSIVSSEDAYRAIETMLAVLEDPYTRLLRPDDYAALKDSTSGNLSGVGLQLGPGEATGEVVVISALEGSPAADADMSSGTRILAVDHQPVEPLGLEGTAEALRGDVGTQVVLTIQGVDGLEQELDLERRHVDLRPVRTRRLRNDSHTLGYIRITQFTEGVPEQVLEALQELQAKDVEGLVLDLRNNSGGLVSSGLAVADDFLSGAAIVETRDREGINDTIRANVGTVFDGPMLTLVNGGTASASEILAGALQDNGRSSLMGSRTFGKGLIQTLTNLSDGSGLAVTVAGYVTPSGRDIQGEGIEPERILDGPEPLNPGAEGDRWITEAVNWMESQLETKQNSSEA from the coding sequence ATGTATCCGTTTATTAACGAATATTCAAAACCACTGCGCCGTCTGGGATGTGCGGCTGTCCGAACGCTGATCGCAGTCACGTTGCTGCTGATCATCAGCCTCACGCCAGGGGGCAAGGCCGTCAACGCCCTCAGTGACGCCCAGCAACTTGTGGTCGACAGCTGGCGTTTGGTCAATCAGGGCTATCTCGATCCGGTGCAACTGGATCATGTGCGCTGGCGTCGACAACGGCAAAAAGCCCTCGAGAAGTCGATCGTGAGCAGCGAAGACGCCTACAGAGCCATCGAAACGATGCTCGCCGTCCTGGAGGACCCCTACACGCGCCTGCTCAGACCTGACGACTATGCAGCCTTGAAAGACAGCACCAGCGGCAACCTCAGCGGCGTGGGGTTGCAACTGGGGCCCGGTGAGGCGACCGGGGAGGTCGTTGTGATTTCCGCCCTCGAGGGCTCACCGGCAGCCGATGCAGACATGAGCAGTGGAACCAGGATTCTCGCGGTGGACCACCAACCCGTTGAACCGCTCGGACTGGAGGGAACGGCTGAGGCCCTGCGCGGTGATGTCGGAACCCAGGTCGTGCTCACGATCCAGGGTGTGGATGGCCTGGAACAGGAACTTGATCTCGAACGCCGCCATGTGGATCTGCGCCCGGTCCGTACGCGACGCCTGCGCAATGACTCCCACACCCTGGGCTACATCCGCATCACCCAATTCACAGAAGGGGTGCCGGAGCAGGTCCTGGAAGCTCTGCAGGAACTGCAGGCGAAGGATGTTGAAGGGCTCGTGCTCGATCTCCGCAACAATTCCGGTGGGCTGGTGAGTTCAGGGCTGGCGGTGGCCGATGACTTCCTCAGCGGGGCGGCCATCGTCGAGACCCGCGATCGCGAGGGCATCAACGACACCATCCGGGCCAACGTGGGAACCGTTTTCGACGGTCCGATGCTCACGCTCGTGAACGGTGGAACCGCCAGCGCCAGTGAGATCCTGGCTGGCGCCCTCCAGGACAACGGTCGATCGTCCCTGATGGGCAGCCGGACGTTCGGCAAAGGACTGATCCAAACCCTCACCAACCTCAGTGACGGCAGCGGTCTTGCCGTCACGGTCGCGGGCTACGTCACGCCCAGCGGTCGGGACATCCAGGGCGAAGGCATCGAGCCTGAGCGGATCCTCGACGGACCAGAACCCCTCAACCCCGGTGCAGAGGGTGATCGCTGGATCACAGAAGCCGTGAATTGGATGGAGTCGCAGCTGGAGACGAAGCAAAACAGCAGCGAGGCATGA
- the prmC gene encoding peptide chain release factor N(5)-glutamine methyltransferase has product MRTVQITEGGQLLAWRRRQLQSGGRSVDLDWLLDLAGGLAWSDLQKLLVDSDRSVALRVSLSQLEALWQRHLREHQPLQHLVGLCPWRDLLLEVSEAALIPRQETEQLLDLAINLPIDTSVLRWADLGTGSGAIAVSLARAYPGAAGHAVDACEAALALACRNLMRLSPDHNCRLHQGHWWDPLKPWWGQFDLVLSNPPYIPSSVIDTLAPTVRDHEPRLALDGGADGLGCVRSIVGSAQDALAPGGWLLIEHHHDQSDAVLQLMRSAGLEQLTAAADLGRIQRFAIGRRPLQEAPG; this is encoded by the coding sequence ATGAGGACCGTCCAGATCACCGAAGGCGGGCAACTTCTTGCCTGGCGACGTCGTCAGCTTCAGAGCGGTGGACGGTCCGTGGATCTCGACTGGCTGCTCGATCTTGCTGGAGGCCTGGCCTGGTCCGATCTGCAAAAACTGCTTGTGGACAGCGACCGGTCCGTGGCTTTGCGGGTTTCCCTGTCTCAGCTTGAGGCCCTTTGGCAGCGTCACCTTCGAGAGCATCAACCGCTGCAACACCTGGTGGGTCTGTGCCCCTGGAGGGATCTGCTTCTCGAGGTGAGCGAGGCCGCTCTCATCCCCCGCCAGGAGACGGAGCAATTGCTGGACCTCGCCATCAACCTCCCCATCGACACATCCGTGCTGCGATGGGCGGATCTCGGCACCGGGTCCGGGGCGATCGCCGTCAGCCTGGCCCGTGCCTACCCAGGGGCGGCAGGTCATGCCGTTGATGCTTGCGAGGCGGCGTTGGCGTTGGCCTGTCGCAACCTGATGCGCCTGTCGCCAGACCACAACTGTCGCTTGCACCAGGGCCACTGGTGGGACCCGTTGAAGCCCTGGTGGGGTCAGTTCGACCTGGTGTTGAGCAACCCCCCTTACATCCCCAGCAGCGTGATCGACACCCTTGCTCCAACGGTCCGCGACCACGAGCCCAGGCTTGCTCTTGATGGTGGTGCGGATGGCCTGGGTTGCGTCCGCAGCATTGTTGGATCGGCTCAGGATGCCCTGGCCCCTGGCGGTTGGTTACTGATCGAGCATCACCACGACCAGAGCGACGCCGTCCTTCAGCTGATGAGGAGCGCCGGGCTTGAACAGCTCACAGCGGCAGCTGATCTTGGACGCATCCAGCGCTTTGCCATCGGTCGGCGTCCCCTTCAGGAGGCACCGGGATGA